From Cyanobium sp. ATX 6F1, a single genomic window includes:
- a CDS encoding resolvase: MVAHSIPTTGVGAYSAAPLQGGLPESAHGATVVGDALIGIDEVQKALNRSRASVYRYTNTDPRNLNPPFNPRKLNPEYRSDQKDPLHFHPNEVARFARDVLRIKEVTVEVLNSPSTATHQLLGSILEELRFIRQHLGGIESPPLEFSAKRERNEQSRPAA; the protein is encoded by the coding sequence ATGGTCGCCCATTCGATTCCCACCACTGGAGTGGGTGCGTATTCGGCGGCGCCGCTCCAGGGGGGATTGCCTGAGAGCGCCCATGGGGCGACGGTGGTGGGCGATGCCCTGATCGGCATCGATGAGGTGCAGAAAGCGCTGAACCGCTCACGGGCCTCGGTCTATCGCTACACGAACACCGACCCCCGCAACCTCAATCCCCCGTTCAACCCGCGCAAGCTCAACCCCGAGTACCGCAGCGATCAGAAGGATCCACTCCACTTCCACCCCAACGAAGTGGCCCGCTTTGCCCGGGACGTGCTGCGCATCAAGGAGGTCACCGTGGAGGTCCTCAACTCCCCCTCCACCGCGACCCATCAACTTCTTGGTTCAATCCTTGAGGAACTGCGCTTCATCCGCCAGCACCTTGGCGGCATCGAGAGCCCGCCCCTTGAGTTCAGCGCCAAGCGCGAGCGCAACGAGCAGTCGCGCCCAGCGGCCTAG
- a CDS encoding inorganic diphosphatase codes for MDLERLPPSPAPGLVNLVVEIPAGSRNKYEYIPEAGVMALDRVLHSSVRYPFDYGFVPNTLAEDGAPLDAMVIMEEPTFAGCLIVARPIGVLDMIDSGHPDGKLLCVPAADPRQDGIRSIRQIATTQLEEVAEFFRIYKNLEGRTTTILGWQNSDCVAALLERCIRAAQGPLSGDAEAGNPPHQGPGKSSPDH; via the coding sequence ATGGATCTCGAACGCCTGCCCCCCTCACCCGCCCCAGGGCTGGTGAATCTGGTGGTGGAGATTCCCGCCGGCAGCCGTAACAAGTACGAGTACATCCCCGAAGCCGGGGTGATGGCCCTTGATCGGGTGCTGCACTCCTCCGTGCGCTACCCGTTCGACTACGGGTTCGTCCCCAACACCCTGGCGGAGGACGGCGCTCCGCTCGATGCCATGGTGATCATGGAAGAGCCCACCTTCGCCGGCTGTCTGATCGTCGCCCGGCCCATCGGTGTGCTCGACATGATCGACAGCGGCCACCCCGACGGAAAGTTGCTCTGCGTGCCGGCGGCCGATCCGCGCCAGGACGGCATCCGCAGCATTCGCCAGATCGCCACCACCCAGCTGGAGGAGGTGGCGGAGTTCTTTCGCATCTACAAGAATCTGGAGGGCCGAACCACCACGATCCTCGGCTGGCAGAATTCAGACTGCGTCGCAGCCCTGTTGGAGCGGTGCATCAGGGCAGCCCAGGGGCCGCTCAGCGGCGACGCTGAAGCAGGAAACCCTCCACATCAAGGGCCTGGAAAATCCTCGCCGGATCACTGA
- a CDS encoding class I SAM-dependent methyltransferase, whose amino-acid sequence MVAHPDEPLETAGYDLILQQLIPGYTSLARLAVALLAAGPSAAQQGAAVLVAGCGTGAELLEAVAQRPDWRLTAIDPSAAMLQVAQERLSHAPTIEWRPCTVESLQENGRFAGALSVLVLQSLPDDGSKLAFLTALAQSLQPGGQLVLVDLMRSSLSGLEEQLEAAWLGFQRASGLLASDEQLAPLTQALHPIGLARLTALVNAAGFSDPARIFQALDVEGFLLQRRR is encoded by the coding sequence GTGGTCGCCCACCCCGATGAACCCCTGGAGACGGCCGGCTACGACCTGATCCTGCAGCAACTGATCCCTGGCTACACCAGCCTGGCGCGCCTGGCGGTGGCGCTGTTGGCCGCTGGTCCCAGCGCCGCTCAGCAGGGCGCAGCAGTGCTGGTCGCCGGCTGTGGCACCGGCGCCGAGCTGCTGGAGGCGGTGGCCCAGCGTCCTGACTGGCGGCTCACGGCCATCGACCCTTCGGCGGCCATGCTCCAGGTGGCCCAGGAACGGCTCAGCCATGCGCCCACGATCGAATGGCGCCCCTGCACGGTGGAATCGCTGCAGGAAAACGGACGGTTCGCCGGAGCCCTCTCGGTGCTGGTGCTCCAGTCGCTCCCCGACGACGGCAGCAAGCTGGCCTTCCTCACGGCCCTGGCCCAGAGCCTTCAACCCGGGGGGCAACTGGTGTTGGTGGATCTGATGCGCTCCTCCCTCAGTGGCCTGGAGGAGCAGCTGGAGGCCGCCTGGCTGGGCTTTCAGCGGGCCAGTGGGCTCTTGGCCAGCGATGAACAGCTGGCTCCCCTGACCCAGGCCCTTCACCCCATCGGCTTGGCCCGCCTCACGGCTCTGGTCAACGCGGCCGGCTTCAGTGATCCGGCGAGGATTTTCCAGGCCCTTGATGTGGAGGGTTTCCTGCTTCAGCGTCGCCGCTGA
- a CDS encoding 2Fe-2S iron-sulfur cluster-binding protein: MPTIRFEKEGQQVGCIEGANLRKAALDAGINPYKGLNNFNNCGGLGQCGTCVMEVLEGERNLSPRSDVEQVYLADRPSNYRLSCRTTVNGDVTVRTRPDAGVGKGSNSLVGALKALIGK, from the coding sequence GTGCCCACCATCCGTTTCGAAAAGGAAGGCCAGCAGGTCGGCTGCATCGAGGGGGCCAATCTGCGCAAGGCCGCCCTGGACGCGGGCATCAACCCCTACAAGGGCCTGAACAACTTCAACAACTGCGGTGGTCTCGGCCAGTGCGGCACCTGTGTGATGGAGGTGCTCGAAGGTGAGCGCAACCTCTCCCCCCGCAGCGATGTCGAGCAGGTCTACCTCGCCGACCGGCCCTCCAACTACCGCCTCAGCTGCCGCACCACCGTCAATGGCGACGTCACCGTGCGCACCCGCCCCGACGCTGGGGTGGGCAAAGGCTCCAACAGCCTGGTGGGAGCCCTCAAAGCGCTGATCGGCAAGTAG
- a CDS encoding Spx/MgsR family RNA polymerase-binding regulatory protein, producing the protein MTAPTAPVPGNALRIYSYAACSTCRKALKWLQEQGIAHEVVDITSSPPSLAELRQALASLGDRQRLFNTSGLSYRALGAATVRSLSDDEALSALAADGKLIKRPFVLTSNGGALTGFDPQRWQEAFHSPVA; encoded by the coding sequence ATGACCGCCCCAACGGCTCCGGTGCCGGGGAATGCCCTGCGCATCTACAGCTACGCGGCCTGCAGCACCTGCCGCAAAGCCCTGAAGTGGTTGCAGGAGCAGGGCATTGCCCACGAGGTGGTCGACATCACCAGCTCGCCGCCCTCCCTGGCGGAGTTGCGCCAGGCCCTGGCTTCGCTGGGAGATCGCCAGCGCCTGTTCAACACCAGCGGCCTGAGCTACCGCGCCCTCGGTGCCGCCACCGTCAGGTCACTGAGCGACGACGAGGCCCTGTCGGCCCTGGCCGCTGACGGCAAACTGATCAAGCGCCCCTTCGTGCTCACCTCAAACGGCGGGGCCCTCACGGGCTTTGATCCTCAGCGCTGGCAGGAGGCGTTTCACTCACCTGTGGCGTGA
- the lepB gene encoding signal peptidase I, with translation MTAQDPQAPPPQATPAAPAPKASAEKPEESAWGFWRSVVMTLAIALGVRQFLLEARFIPSGSMLPGLQIQDRLLVEKLSYRQREPRRGEIAVFHSPYHFDPALSVDHKVGPLRCLLVNLPLVGALPGIQEPACDAYIKRVIGVPGDHVVVNPRGEVSINGRRLVEPYVQNYCPVDNQGMGPCRPLNAVVPKGHVLMLGDNRSNSWDGRFWPGGPFVPQSEIIGRAFYRFFPFNALGDLGAPDPLKAAAPATGKP, from the coding sequence TTGACCGCCCAGGACCCCCAAGCCCCGCCGCCCCAAGCCACGCCAGCGGCGCCCGCACCCAAGGCTTCCGCCGAGAAACCGGAGGAGAGCGCCTGGGGGTTCTGGCGCAGCGTGGTGATGACCCTGGCGATCGCCCTGGGGGTTCGTCAATTCCTGCTCGAGGCCCGCTTCATCCCCTCCGGCTCGATGCTGCCCGGCCTGCAGATCCAGGACCGGCTGTTGGTGGAAAAGCTCAGCTACCGGCAGCGGGAGCCGCGGCGCGGAGAAATCGCGGTGTTCCACTCCCCGTACCACTTCGATCCAGCCCTCTCCGTCGACCACAAGGTGGGCCCCCTGCGCTGCCTGCTGGTGAACCTGCCTCTGGTGGGCGCCCTGCCGGGGATTCAGGAACCGGCCTGCGACGCCTACATCAAGCGCGTGATCGGCGTTCCCGGCGACCATGTGGTGGTGAACCCCAGGGGCGAGGTGAGCATCAACGGCCGGCGGCTGGTGGAGCCCTACGTCCAGAACTATTGCCCGGTGGACAACCAGGGCATGGGACCCTGCCGCCCGCTGAATGCGGTGGTGCCCAAGGGCCACGTGCTGATGCTCGGGGACAACCGCTCCAACAGCTGGGACGGACGGTTCTGGCCAGGGGGTCCGTTCGTGCCCCAGAGCGAGATCATCGGCCGCGCCTTCTACCGCTTCTTCCCCTTCAACGCCCTGGGTGATCTGGGGGCCCCCGATCCCCTCAAGGCAGCGGCCCCCGCCACAGGGAAGCCCTGA